The Claveliimonas bilis genome window below encodes:
- the secG gene encoding preprotein translocase subunit SecG has product MEILKMVLMIIFAIDCIALTIIVLMQEGKQAGLGTIGGMADTYWGQNKGRSMEGALVKITRVLAVLFIVLAAVLNMKIFA; this is encoded by the coding sequence GTGGAAATTTTGAAGATGGTATTAATGATTATATTTGCTATAGACTGTATCGCATTGACAATTATCGTATTGATGCAGGAAGGAAAACAGGCAGGCCTTGGAACGATCGGAGGCATGGCGGATACTTACTGGGGACAGAATAAAGGACGTTCTATGGAAGGAGCGCTTGTCAAGATCACCAGAGTTCTTGCTGTACTTTTCATTGTACTGGCAGCAGTGCTGAATATGAAAATATTTGCCTGA
- a CDS encoding LysR family transcriptional regulator: MLDFRMETFVTVCKYMNYTKAANALHITQPAVSQHMRHIEEEYGVKLFEFQGKKLFLTKDGRALLNMAVTWQHDDQALRRKFQENAAGQRHLIFGVTLTIGEYVIGDYLAGYMKKHPHTQIRLTIANTEGLLKKLDEGEIDFAVVEGYFEKSDYDFQLFRKERYIGVASPYGAKVKMSGEKCGWPRIFGETLIVREQGSGTREVLERALREDGYQIGDFDNVVEISNMNAIKSIVMGGGGISFLYEAAVKKEIGEGSLVELPVEGFPKYHDFTFIWRKNSIFSQQYKELLFQMTNAT; this comes from the coding sequence ATGCTGGATTTTCGGATGGAGACATTTGTTACTGTATGCAAATATATGAATTATACAAAGGCTGCCAACGCCCTGCATATTACACAGCCGGCTGTGTCCCAGCACATGCGCCATATAGAAGAAGAATATGGGGTGAAACTGTTTGAATTTCAGGGGAAAAAACTGTTTTTGACAAAGGATGGGAGAGCGCTTCTGAATATGGCTGTGACCTGGCAGCATGATGACCAGGCTCTTCGGAGAAAATTTCAGGAAAACGCTGCCGGGCAGCGCCATCTGATCTTTGGGGTGACTCTGACGATCGGAGAATATGTGATAGGTGATTATCTTGCCGGATATATGAAAAAGCACCCTCATACGCAGATCAGGCTTACCATTGCCAATACGGAGGGGCTTTTGAAGAAGCTGGATGAAGGAGAAATTGATTTTGCTGTAGTAGAAGGATATTTTGAAAAAAGCGACTATGATTTTCAGCTTTTCCGAAAAGAACGTTACATAGGAGTAGCGAGTCCCTACGGCGCCAAGGTAAAAATGAGCGGGGAAAAATGCGGGTGGCCCCGGATTTTCGGAGAGACATTGATCGTCCGGGAGCAGGGTTCCGGCACGAGGGAAGTGTTGGAGAGGGCGCTTAGGGAAGACGGCTATCAGATCGGTGATTTTGACAATGTGGTGGAAATCAGCAATATGAACGCTATCAAATCTATTGTAATGGGCGGAGGAGGAATATCTTTCCTGTATGAAGCGGCGGTGAAGAAGGAGATTGGAGAAGGAAGTCTTGTGGAACTTCCTGTGGAAGGCTTTCCCAAATACCATGATTTTACTTTTATCTGGCGGAAGAACAGCATTTTTTCACAGCAGTATAAAGAACTGCTCTTCCAGATGACAAATGCTACATAA
- a CDS encoding YeiH family protein, whose protein sequence is MEVVTKNMKGLLLCLLIAVPAWFLGTAFPIIGGPVVAIILGMIVTLFIKDKSSVQDGINYSAKKILQYAVILLGFGLNLSVILDTGKQSLPIIICTIATSLILAYFLSKVMHIPARIATLVGVGSSICGGSAIAATAPVIDADDEEVAQAISVIFFFNVLAAVIFPHFGNFLGFDQTSGEAFGIFAGTAINDTSSVTAAASTWDNMFALGSATLDKAVTVKLTRTLAIIPITLVLALYRTKKEKSSSGSSVSLKKIFPFFIIYFIVASIITTVATNVFGVSSDFFAPIKELSKFFIVVAMAAIGLNTNIVKLVKTGGKPIILGLCCWVGITAVSLILQHVLGIW, encoded by the coding sequence ATGGAAGTTGTCACTAAAAATATGAAAGGGCTTCTGCTGTGCCTTCTCATTGCAGTTCCCGCATGGTTTCTCGGAACAGCATTCCCTATCATCGGAGGTCCTGTGGTCGCCATCATTCTTGGAATGATCGTTACACTATTTATAAAAGATAAATCTTCTGTTCAGGACGGTATTAATTATTCCGCCAAGAAAATTCTGCAGTACGCGGTTATTCTCCTTGGATTCGGACTGAATCTTTCCGTTATCCTGGATACAGGAAAGCAATCCCTTCCTATCATTATCTGCACCATTGCCACTTCACTTATCCTGGCATACTTTTTAAGCAAAGTTATGCATATTCCGGCACGTATTGCCACTTTAGTGGGCGTCGGCTCCTCCATATGCGGCGGTTCCGCCATTGCCGCCACGGCTCCTGTTATTGATGCGGATGACGAAGAAGTCGCCCAGGCTATTTCCGTTATTTTCTTCTTCAATGTGCTGGCTGCAGTAATCTTCCCACATTTTGGAAATTTCCTGGGATTTGACCAGACAAGCGGCGAAGCTTTCGGTATTTTTGCCGGTACAGCCATCAATGACACTTCATCCGTTACAGCTGCAGCTTCTACCTGGGACAACATGTTTGCGCTTGGATCTGCCACCCTGGACAAAGCCGTCACTGTAAAACTCACCCGGACGCTGGCCATCATCCCGATCACTCTGGTGCTTGCTCTTTATCGCACAAAAAAGGAAAAATCTTCTTCCGGAAGCTCCGTCAGCCTGAAAAAGATTTTCCCCTTCTTTATTATCTATTTTATTGTCGCTTCCATCATCACAACAGTGGCGACAAATGTGTTCGGTGTATCTTCAGATTTTTTTGCTCCCATCAAAGAACTGAGCAAATTTTTCATTGTTGTTGCCATGGCTGCCATCGGACTGAATACCAACATTGTGAAACTGGTAAAAACAGGAGGCAAACCTATTATCCTCGGCCTTTGCTGCTGGGTTGGCATTACTGCCGTCAGCCTGATCCTCCAGCATGTGCTTGGTATCTGGTAA
- the eno gene encoding phosphopyruvate hydratase: MYQYLPITDVYAREIIDSRGNPTIEVEVLAADKYLGRASVPSGASTGQYEAVELRDGEERYGGKGVQQAAENVNTKIASEIIGKNVLDQVALDELLIKLDGTPNKRNMGANATLGVSMAAARAAAAALRLPLYSYLGGVNAKTMPIPMMNIMNGGQHADNTIDIQEFMIMPSGACCFKEGLRMCSEIYHHLKALLKKQGYSTGVGDEGGFAPNLKDAKEALAFIMEAVQAAGYEPGEDIRIALDVAASELYDSKLKKYVFAGESSMHGFKVARTVEELIDYYEELASEFPVVSIEDPLDEEDWEGWELLTARLERDIQLVGDDLFVTNVRRLRKGIERSVANAILIKVNQIGTLTEAFDAIETAKKAGYQAIISHRSGETEDAVIADIAVAFNAGQIKTGAPCRAERTSKYNQLLRIEERLGDTARYGF, encoded by the coding sequence ATGTATCAGTATTTACCGATTACAGATGTATACGCAAGAGAAATCATTGATTCCCGGGGAAATCCAACGATAGAAGTGGAAGTGCTTGCTGCAGATAAATACCTTGGAAGAGCCAGCGTTCCGTCCGGCGCCTCCACAGGACAGTATGAGGCTGTGGAATTAAGGGATGGAGAGGAACGTTACGGAGGGAAAGGGGTACAGCAGGCGGCGGAAAATGTCAATACAAAGATTGCTTCGGAGATCATCGGAAAAAATGTACTGGATCAGGTGGCCTTAGACGAACTGCTGATAAAGCTGGACGGGACGCCCAACAAGAGGAATATGGGCGCTAATGCGACGCTGGGGGTTTCCATGGCGGCGGCCAGGGCAGCAGCAGCGGCGTTAAGGCTTCCGCTTTATTCTTATCTGGGAGGGGTTAATGCGAAGACGATGCCCATTCCAATGATGAATATTATGAACGGCGGACAGCATGCAGACAATACGATCGATATTCAGGAATTTATGATCATGCCGTCCGGAGCGTGCTGTTTCAAAGAGGGATTGCGCATGTGTTCGGAAATATACCATCATCTGAAAGCGCTGCTGAAAAAACAGGGATACAGCACGGGAGTAGGAGATGAAGGAGGATTCGCTCCAAATCTGAAAGATGCAAAGGAAGCCCTTGCCTTTATTATGGAAGCAGTACAGGCGGCCGGATATGAACCGGGAGAGGATATACGGATCGCACTGGATGTGGCGGCGTCGGAACTCTATGACAGCAAGCTGAAAAAGTATGTGTTTGCGGGGGAGAGCAGTATGCATGGATTCAAGGTGGCGCGTACAGTGGAGGAACTGATAGACTACTATGAAGAACTTGCATCCGAGTTTCCTGTTGTTTCCATTGAAGACCCTCTCGACGAAGAGGACTGGGAGGGATGGGAACTTCTGACAGCCAGACTGGAACGGGATATCCAGCTTGTAGGAGATGACCTTTTTGTGACAAATGTAAGAAGGCTGCGAAAAGGTATTGAACGAAGTGTGGCAAATGCAATTCTTATTAAAGTTAACCAGATCGGAACGTTGACAGAGGCGTTTGACGCCATAGAGACAGCAAAAAAGGCAGGATACCAGGCGATCATTTCCCATCGGTCCGGAGAGACGGAAGACGCGGTTATAGCGGATATTGCAGTGGCCTTTAACGCCGGACAGATAAAAACAGGCGCACCCTGCAGAGCAGAGCGCACCTCAAAATATAATCAGCTTCTTCGGATAGAAGAACGATTGGGCGATACCGCCCGTTATGGATTTTAA
- the glmM gene encoding phosphoglucosamine mutase, which translates to MGKYFGTDGFRGEANEVLTVEHAFKVGRFLGWYYGQEHKARVVIGKDTRRSSYMFEYALVAGLTASGADAFLLHVTTTPSVSYVTRTENFDCGIMISASHNPFYDNGIKVINGKGHKLEAEVEEKIEAYIDGEIGELPLAKKDNIGRTTDYVAGRNRYVGYLISLATRSFEGIKVGLDCSNGSAFMIAKSVYDALGAKTYVINNEPNGTNINLNCGSTHIEVLQQYVKEEGLDIAFAYDGDADRCIAVDENGNVVDGDMIMYVCGKYMKENGRLNGDTIVTTIMSNLGLYKACDKVGLKYEKTAVGDKYVYENMVKNNFSLGGEQSGHIIFSKHATTGDGILTSLMVMEVMLEKKLSLGKLTEEVKIYPQLLKNVRVTDKKTARENPAVVKAVEEVTAALGDDGRILVRESGTEPVIRVMVEAATDELCSKYVDQVVEVIYKENLVAEA; encoded by the coding sequence ATGGGAAAATATTTCGGTACAGATGGCTTTCGGGGAGAAGCCAATGAAGTATTGACAGTAGAACATGCTTTTAAGGTAGGCCGGTTTCTGGGATGGTATTATGGACAGGAGCACAAGGCGAGAGTAGTGATCGGAAAAGATACAAGAAGAAGCAGTTATATGTTTGAGTATGCGCTTGTTGCAGGTCTGACCGCATCAGGTGCGGATGCGTTCCTTCTTCACGTAACAACAACTCCCAGCGTGTCCTATGTAACAAGAACAGAAAACTTTGACTGTGGTATTATGATCTCTGCAAGCCATAACCCGTTCTATGACAATGGAATTAAGGTGATCAACGGAAAAGGGCATAAACTGGAGGCCGAGGTAGAAGAAAAAATCGAGGCTTATATTGACGGCGAGATAGGAGAACTGCCCCTTGCAAAGAAAGACAATATCGGGCGGACAACAGACTATGTGGCAGGAAGAAACCGGTATGTAGGATATCTGATTTCTCTTGCGACCCGTTCTTTTGAAGGAATTAAAGTAGGACTTGACTGTTCCAACGGAAGCGCGTTTATGATCGCTAAAAGCGTGTATGATGCTCTTGGAGCTAAAACATACGTCATCAATAACGAGCCAAATGGTACAAATATTAACTTAAACTGCGGCTCCACTCATATAGAAGTACTGCAGCAGTATGTCAAAGAAGAGGGCCTGGATATTGCGTTCGCCTACGATGGTGATGCAGACCGCTGCATCGCAGTAGATGAAAACGGAAATGTAGTGGACGGCGATATGATCATGTATGTCTGCGGAAAATACATGAAAGAAAACGGACGTCTCAATGGAGATACCATTGTTACAACGATCATGTCCAATCTGGGACTTTACAAAGCCTGTGATAAAGTGGGACTGAAGTATGAAAAGACGGCAGTTGGAGATAAATATGTCTATGAAAACATGGTGAAAAACAATTTCTCCCTGGGCGGGGAACAGTCCGGACATATTATTTTCAGCAAACATGCTACAACCGGAGACGGCATCTTGACCTCCCTTATGGTTATGGAAGTTATGCTGGAGAAGAAGTTAAGCCTTGGCAAACTGACAGAGGAAGTCAAGATTTATCCGCAGCTTCTGAAAAATGTGCGTGTAACTGACAAAAAGACAGCAAGAGAAAATCCGGCTGTTGTAAAAGCAGTAGAGGAAGTAACAGCGGCCCTTGGTGATGACGGACGTATTCTGGTAAGAGAAAGCGGAACAGAACCTGTGATCCGTGTTATGGTGGAGGCTGCTACTGACGAGCTGTGCAGCAAATATGTGGATCAGGTAGTCGAGGTTATATATAAGGAAAATCTGGTTGCCGAAGCATAA
- a CDS encoding phosphoribosylaminoimidazolecarboxamide formyltransferase — translation MKELQLKYGCNPNQKPSRIYVADGSDLPIQVLNGKPGYINFMDAFNGWQLVKELKKATGYPAATSFKHVSPAGAAIGLPLSETLAKIYWVDDLGELSLLASAYARARGADRMSSFGDFIALSDVCDTDTARLIKREVSDGVIAPGYEPEALEILKQKKKGNYNIIQIDEDYTPAALEHKEVYGITFEQGRNELNIGEDFFDNIVTENKELTKEAKIDLAISMITLKYTQSNSVCYVKGGQAIGIGAGQQSRIHCTRLAGQKADNWYLRQSPKVMGLEFLPSIGRADRDNAIDLYIGEDYMDVLAEGEWQKIFVRKPEVFTREEKRAWLDQMTDVALGSDAFFPFGDNIERAHRSGVKYIAQPGGSVRDDNVIEVCNKYGIVMSFTGIRLFHH, via the coding sequence ATGAAAGAATTACAGTTGAAATATGGATGCAACCCTAATCAGAAACCATCCAGGATCTATGTGGCAGACGGAAGTGATCTCCCGATCCAGGTGCTGAACGGGAAACCGGGATATATCAATTTTATGGATGCCTTCAATGGATGGCAGCTTGTAAAAGAACTGAAGAAAGCCACCGGATATCCGGCAGCCACTTCCTTTAAGCATGTATCCCCGGCAGGGGCTGCGATCGGCCTTCCATTAAGCGAAACCCTTGCCAAGATTTACTGGGTAGATGACCTGGGAGAGCTTTCTTTGCTTGCCAGCGCTTACGCAAGAGCCAGGGGAGCCGACAGAATGTCTTCCTTCGGAGATTTCATTGCTCTGTCTGATGTTTGTGATACAGATACAGCAAGACTGATCAAGAGGGAAGTATCCGACGGAGTGATCGCGCCGGGTTATGAGCCGGAAGCGCTGGAAATCCTGAAGCAGAAGAAAAAAGGAAACTACAATATCATTCAGATCGATGAGGATTATACTCCGGCAGCTCTGGAACATAAAGAGGTTTATGGAATCACATTTGAGCAGGGAAGAAATGAGCTGAATATCGGTGAAGATTTCTTCGACAATATCGTGACAGAGAACAAGGAACTGACAAAAGAGGCTAAGATCGATCTTGCTATCTCTATGATCACACTGAAATATACCCAGTCTAATTCCGTGTGCTATGTGAAAGGCGGACAGGCAATCGGAATCGGAGCAGGACAGCAGTCCAGGATCCACTGTACAAGGCTGGCAGGTCAGAAGGCAGACAATTGGTACCTTCGCCAGTCACCCAAGGTAATGGGACTTGAGTTCCTTCCGTCTATCGGAAGAGCAGACAGGGACAATGCTATTGACCTGTATATCGGAGAAGACTACATGGATGTGCTGGCAGAAGGAGAATGGCAGAAAATTTTTGTAAGGAAGCCGGAAGTCTTTACAAGAGAAGAAAAAAGAGCATGGCTGGATCAGATGACAGACGTTGCTCTTGGCTCTGATGCTTTCTTCCCATTTGGGGACAATATTGAGCGCGCCCACAGAAGCGGAGTGAAATATATCGCTCAGCCGGGCGGTTCTGTGAGAGACGATAATGTCATCGAAGTGTGCAATAAATACGGTATAGTGATGTCATTTACGGGGATCCGCCTTTTCCATCATTAA